TTCACCAAAGAACTGCTAGCAGAAATCCAAGCCAAGGGTGTCCATTTGGTTTATTTGACCCTCCACGTTGGTTTAGGAACCTTTAGACCTGTTTCTGTTGACAATCTGGACGAACATGAAATGCACTCGGAGTTCTACCAACTTTCTGATGAAGCAGCTGCCACCCTTCGAACTGTCAAGGAAAATGGAGGTCGCGTCATCGCTGTTGGAACCACTTCGATCCGCACACTGGAAACCATCGGTTCCAAGTTTAATGGGCAAATCCAAGCAGATTCTGGCTGGACCAATATCTTTATCAAACCAGGCTACGACTGGAAGGTTGTAGACGCCTTCTCAACCAACTTCCACCTACCCAAGTCAACTCTTGTTATGCTAGTTTCTGCCTTTGCTGGTCGTGACTTAGTCCTAGATGCTTATCACCATGCCATCCAAGAACACTACCGCTTCTTCAGTTTTGGAGATGCCATGTTTATCTATTAAGAAAATCCCTATTAGGAAACCTAATAGGGATTTTTCTAATTATTCCATACTAAACTTTGGATCTTTCAAGCTCTGAACACTGGCATTGATAACTGCTCCGATAATCAAAATCTTTGCAATGAGAATAAACCAGAACATCATGACTACCACGATAATGGAACTGAAAAATCGGACATCAACCAGATGATTGACATAACTATTGACGTAGACAGAAAAGATATTCAATAAAAAGATAAGAGTTAGCAAGACAAAGACACTTCCTGGTAAAACATAGCGGATTCGTGGTGCTTTTACTTTTGGAAGGAAGTAATAAATCATGACTAGAATGGCAAAGATCAAGGCATAGACCAGAGGGCCTGTAAAATCTTGCAGGTAGGAAAATAGCGGACTGTCTGATTGCCAGTAAGTTTTGAGGAGGTTGAGCAACATACGACCAAACATACTCAAAAACAAGGCCAAGGCAAAAAGAATCTGCAGGCCAAAACTAACAAGTAGACTCATCAACTGATGGGAGATAATTCCTCGACTCTTGGTCACCCCATAGGCTTTGTTAAAGGCTTTTTGGAGGAAATCCATTGATTTCGAAAAGGTCCAGAGTGCAGATAAAACGGCAAAACTCAGCAAACCAGTTGATGGTTGAGTCAGAACTTCTCGGACAATCTTGGCAACCACATCATACACCGTATCAGGCAAGAATTCCTTGATCGTCAGTAAGAAATTTGAGACTGGAATCTGAAAATAAGGCAAAATATTGACCATTATCATTAGCAAAGGAAAGATTGAAATCAACCAATAGTAGGCAACCGCAACACTGGTCAACTCGCTATCAGATGCTTGATAATAATGCAAAAAAGCTTTCAATAAGGGCCTGTCCATCAGCTCTTTCCACCACTTTTTCATGTTCCATCCTCCGTCATTTTCTTCATCATCTAAGTTCTTCTGATTAAATCTAGCATATCATAAGGTAAAGTATTTGCGGCTTCTTTCAGAGAATAATTCTCTAAATTATTCACATTTTGTCGTAGTTTTTTGGCATACTTGGCTGTTATCAGTTTAGCTTCTTCGTATTCAAAGATTGCCTTACGTTCGAGATAGTAGCCTCGTAGCATTTCATCGATATTGTTTGGCTTGATGCGATTGATAACCCGCTCAACAAAGGCACCACTTCCAATAATGGCCGTCTCGCGTAGACGAGACTCTTGCATAAAGCTAATCAGAGAACTCTTGTAAAC
The sequence above is a segment of the Streptococcus oralis ATCC 35037 genome. Coding sequences within it:
- a CDS encoding YihY/virulence factor BrkB family protein; translation: MKKWWKELMDRPLLKAFLHYYQASDSELTSVAVAYYWLISIFPLLMIMVNILPYFQIPVSNFLLTIKEFLPDTVYDVVAKIVREVLTQPSTGLLSFAVLSALWTFSKSMDFLQKAFNKAYGVTKSRGIISHQLMSLLVSFGLQILFALALFLSMFGRMLLNLLKTYWQSDSPLFSYLQDFTGPLVYALIFAILVMIYYFLPKVKAPRIRYVLPGSVFVLLTLIFLLNIFSVYVNSYVNHLVDVRFFSSIIVVVMMFWFILIAKILIIGAVINASVQSLKDPKFSME